A genomic window from Vitis riparia cultivar Riparia Gloire de Montpellier isolate 1030 chromosome 18, EGFV_Vit.rip_1.0, whole genome shotgun sequence includes:
- the LOC117907820 gene encoding uncharacterized protein LOC117907820: protein MLFYHEHISFEEKFLPLYTRPSPRITAWGDDEVLDRKRRLKKLGGYANENLKIWVIENEIRDCVDGNATTMASENEDDEKFVINLNKDVIKRVDGGNLMEMDKTFQQLKTQLIDMAYGASSSSCDQILAKFEENYTTVKGLFLRSSGKPLRMHEEGPKNDILSCERSLEDTNNMNVMNIIFTLCQMRSYAPRT from the exons atg TTATTCTACCACGAGCATATAtcatttgaagagaaatttctaCCGCTATATACTCGACCTTCTCCTCGGATTACTGCTTGGGGAGATGATGAAGTATTGGACAGGAAacgaagattgaaaaaacttggtggatatgcaaatgagaat CTCAAAATATGGGTGATAGAAAATGAGATAAGGGATTGCGTTGATGGAAATGCAACGACAATGGCGAGTGAGAATGAGGACGATGAGAAATTTGTAATCAATCTAaacaaagatgttattaaacga GTTGATGGTGGGAACTTAATGGAGATGGataaaacctttcaacaattaaagacaCAACTAATTGATATGGCTTATGGTGCAAGTAGTAGTAGTTGTGATCAAATTTTGGCTAAATTTGAGGAGAATTATACTACAGTGAAAGGTCTCTTCCTTAGATCAAGCGGAAAACCTTTGAGAATGCACGAGGAAGGACCGAAGAATGACATTCTCTCATGCGAGAGAAGTTTGGAAGATACGAACAATATGAATGTAATGAACATTATCTTCACACTTTGTCAAATGAGAAGTTATGCACCGAGGActtga
- the LOC117905713 gene encoding receptor-like protein 9DC3 — protein MVTIKGLEIELVKILNTFTTIDLSSNKFQGEIPESIGNLNSLRELNLSHNNLVGHIPSSFGNLKLLESLDLSSNKLIGRIPQELTSLTFLEVLNLSQNHLTGFIPRGNQFETFGNDSYNGNLGLCGFPLSKKCTTNETPEPSKEADAEFESGFDWKITLMGYGCGLVIGLSLGCFIFLTGKPEWFVCIIEENLHNKSRRSKRSTRRRRARRN, from the coding sequence ATGGTGACAATCAAGGGGTTGGAGATTGAACTTGTGAAAATCTTGAATACTTTCACAACAATTGATTTATCAAGCAATAAATTCCAAGGAGAGATTCCAGAGTCTATTGGAAATCTTAATTCACTTCGAGAGCTCAATTTGTCTCACAACAACCTTGTTGGACATATCCCATCATCTTTTGGGAATTTGAAGTTGCTTGAATCATTGGACCTCTCTTCAAACAAGCTCATTGGGAGAATTCCTCAAGAATTGACAAGTTTaacatttcttgaagttttgaatcTTTCTCAAAACCATCTCACTGGATTTATACCTCGAGGAAATCAGTTTGAGACATTTGGAAATGATTCATACAACGGGAACCTAGGGCTATGTGGATTTCCATTGTCGAAGAAATGTACAACTAATGAAACACCAGAACCTTCAAAAGAAGCGGATGCAGAGTTTGAAAGTGGATTTGATTGGAAAATCACATTGATGGGATATGGATGTGGATTGGTAATCGGGTTGTCTCTTGggtgtttcattttcttaactGGGAAACCTGAATGGTTTGTCTGTATTATTGAAGAGAATTTGCACAATAAGAGTAGAAGGTCTAAAAGGAGCACTCGTAGGCGAAGAGCAAGAAGAAACTAA
- the LOC117907801 gene encoding ubiquitin-like-specific protease 1, producing the protein MVKREASEQMILYGSPQPFFDRKTSIVSKYISELDDCEKLFIPMHDDCPGHWYLCVIDFKDFDIQILDSLRSKSRDEFRFKSVKKVVEFCQTFFKLYDIGKDVFQFSIDWAPSIPTQDNGWDCGVHVIRHMQRFKNGDSMTISDFCNSAKIRREIACDLVLHEGNREKQTIVAIVCTKTSTRAMKKLLL; encoded by the exons atggtAAAACGTGAAGCATCAGAG cAAATGATTTTGTACGGGAGTCCTCAACCTTTTTTCGATAGAAAAACATCCATCGTGAGTAAGTACATTAGCGAATTGGATGATTGCGAGAAG CTATTTATTCCAATGCATGACGATTGCCCTGGTCATTGGTATCTGTGCGTCATTGACTTCAAAGACTTTgatatccaaattttggattcattacgATCGAAGAGTCGGGACGAGTTCCGGTTTAAGAGTGTGAAAAAAGTG gttgaattttgtCAGACGTTCTTCAAACTGTATGACATAGGGAAAGATGTCTTCCAATTCTCCATTGATTGGGCTCCTTCCATTCCGACCCAAGATAATGG gtGGGACTGTGGAGTGCATGTCATTAGACATATGCAGAGATTCAAAAATGGTGATTCGATGACGATATCCGACTTTTGTAATTCTGCTAAAATACGTCGAGAAATAGCATGTGATTTAGTTTTACACGagggaaatagagaaaaacaaaccattgtGGCTATTGTTTGTACAAAGACGTCGACACgagcaatgaaaaaattattattatga